Proteins co-encoded in one Gossypium arboreum isolate Shixiya-1 chromosome 11, ASM2569848v2, whole genome shotgun sequence genomic window:
- the LOC108464410 gene encoding pectinesterase 3, translated as MESVNFFKGYGKLSHLESQNPRPRSASAAITISAFLLFTLVIGFTLAALLLQPINDKDPTDSASASSLSSNLVESIKTICNVTRYPDSCFTALSSLNASIKPDLEAFLDLSLQVAITHLSDLSSSFKSLNDLRSQPALKDCLTLFDDALSRLNDSVSAMKVGTGKELVLTKEKISDIQTWISAAMTDQDTCNDGLEEMGWTAADEVVKSQAQSWKESISNSLAIVANMQNLLQKCGRTVH; from the coding sequence ATGGAATCCGTTAACTTCTTCAAAGGCTATGGCAAACTAAGCCACCTCGAAAGCCAAAACCCTCGCCCAAGATCTGCCTCAGCCGCCATCACCATCTCTGCTTTCCTCCTCTTCACTTTAGTCATCGGCTTCACCCTTGCTGCCTTGTTGCTGCAACCCATCAATGACAAAGATCCCACCGACTCGGCCTCCGCCTCTTCTTTATCTTCCAACTTGGTTGAGTCAATCAAGACCATCTGCAACGTGACTCGGTACCCTGACTCATGTTTCACCGCTCTATCTTCTCTTAACGCCTCTATAAAACCTGACCTAGAGGCCTTCCTTGACCTCTCTCTCCAAGTAGCCATCACCCATCTCTCCGACCTCTCTTCCTCATTCAAGTCCCTCAACGACCTCCGCTCTCAGCCTGCTTTAAAAGACTGCTTGACCCTGTTTGATGACGCCCTAAGTCGACTCAACGACTCAGTGTCTGCCATGAAGGTGGGTACCGGGAAGGAGCTTGTGTTGACTAAGGAGAAGATCAGTGATATCCAGACTTGGATCAGTGCTGCAATGACTGATCAGGACACGTGTAATGATGGGTTAGAAGAGATGGGATGGACGGCTGCTGATGAAGTCGTAAAATCTCAAGCCCAAAGCTGGAAAGAGTCGATTAGTAATAGTTTGGCCATTGTTGCTAATATGCAGAATCTTCTACAAAAGTGTGGTCGCACTGTGCACTGA
- the LOC108464411 gene encoding 40S ribosomal protein S9-2-like, with the protein MVHVSFYRNYGKTFKKPRRPYEKERLDAELRLVGEYGLRCKRELWRVQYALSRIRNAARDLLTLDEKNPRRIFEGEALLRRMNRYGLLDESQNKLDYVLALTVENFLERRLQTLVFKTGMAKSIHHARVLIRQRHIRVGRQVVNIPSFMVRVDSQKHIDFSLTSPFGGGRPGRVKRKNQRAAAKKAAGGDGDEEDEE; encoded by the exons ATGGTTCACGTCTCCTTTTACCGCAACT ATGGGAAGACATTTAAGAAGCCTCGTCGTCCTTATGAAAAGGAACGATTGGATGCTGAGTTGAGGCTGGTGGGAGAGTACGGGCTGCGATGCAAGAGGGAACTCTGGAGAGTTCAGTATGCTTTAAGCCGAATCAGAAATGCTGCTAGGGATCTATTGACCCTCGATGAGAAGAACCCGCGTCGGATCTTTGAGGGTGAAGCTCTTCTTCGCAGGATGAATCGATACGGACTCTTGGATGAGAGCCAGAACAAGCTTGATTATGTATTGGCGTTGACGGTGGAGAACTTCCTCGAACGTCGTCTTCAAACTCTTGTGTTCAAGACTGGTATGGCTAAATCTATCCACCATGCCCGAGTTCTCATCAGGCAGAGGCATATCAG GGTTGGAAGGCAGGTAGTCAACATTCCATCATTCATGGTGAGGGTTGATTCACAAAAGCACATTGATTTCTCGCTGACTAGTCCGTTTGGCGGTGGACGTCCCGGAAGAGTGAAGAGAAAGAACCAAAGGGCAGCTGCCAAGAAGGCTGCTGGTGGAGATGGagatgaagaagatgaagagTAA